One stretch of Oryzias latipes chromosome 7, ASM223467v1 DNA includes these proteins:
- the dpm1 gene encoding dolichol-phosphate mannosyltransferase subunit 1, whose translation MASRKTTQPKRDTEDKYSILLPTYNERENLPLIVWLLVKYLGESGFNYEIIVIDDGSPDGTLEVAEQLQKIYGGDKILLRPREKKLGLGTAYIHGMKHATGNFIIIMDADLSHHPKFIPEFIQKQKEGNYDVVSGTRYRGDGGVYGWDLRRKLISRGANFLTQVLLRPGASDLTGSFRLYKKSALESLVERCVSKGYVFQMEMIVRARQLNFTIGEVPISFVDRVYGESKLGGNEIVSFAKGLLMLFATT comes from the exons ATGGCAAGCCGTAAAACTACACAACCGAAGCGGGACACCGAGGACAAATACTCAATTCTTCTTCCTACCTACAACGAGAGGGAAAACCTGCCTTTAATAGTTTGGCTTTTGGTGAAATATTTGGGGGAAAG tggCTTTAACTATGAGATAATTGTCATCGACGACGGAAGCCCAGATGGGACACTGGAGGTGGCAGAGCAATTGCAGAAAATTTATGGAGGAGACAAAATA cTTCTACGCCCAAGAGAAAAGAAATTAGGACTCG GTACTGCCTACATCCATGGGATGAAGCATGCAACCGGgaacttcatcatcatcatggatGCCGATCTCTCTCATCAT ccCAAGTTCATTCCTGAATTTATTCA aaAGCAGAAAGAGGGAAATTATGATGTTGTGTCTGGCACTCGTTACCGAGGTGACGGGGGGGTGTACGGCTGGGACCTGCGCAGGAAACTCATCAG TCGAGGGGCCAACTTTCTGACTCAGGTGCTGTTAAGGCCGGGGGCGTCAGACCTCACAGGCAGTTTCAG GTTGTACAAGAAAAGTGCTCTGGAGAGTCTGGTGGAGCGGTGCGTCTCCAAAGGCTACGTCTTTCAGATGGAGATGATCGTCAGAGCCAGACAGCTCAACTTTACCATCGGAGAG GTTCCCATCTCCTTTGTGGACCGCGTCTACGGGGAATCCAAACTGGGAGGCAACGAGATCGTGTCTTTTGCAAAAGGACTGCTCATGCTTTTCGCCACAACATGA